Below is a window of Sulfitobacter sp. SK012 DNA.
GTCAAGCTATCCCCAAGTACTGCAATCACAATATCGTCAGCCTGCGCCATGAGCGGCTGGCAGAGTGACAAACTCATAAGAATGTAGGCGATCACCTTGCGCATTGCGTTTTTTCCTCCATATCCCAAAGGGTACGCGTAACCAAAGGTGGCCCGATGAGCGATCCCGTCTTCTCTCTCCAAGATGCAGTGTTGAGCCTGAATGGCAATGCCGGTCGTGTGGATATCCTCAAGGGCATCACGCTTGAGATCAACGCTGGTGAAACGGTGGGGCTGGTTGGGCCGTCCGGATCGGGCAAGTCATCACTGCTGATGGTTATGGGCGGGCTTGAACAAGCAACGGGCGGGACCATTTCAGCCTTGGGCCAAAACCTAAGCGCGATGAACGAAGATGAGTTGGCGCTGTTTCGGCGTGACCGGATGGGAATTGTGTTCCAGTCCTTTCATCTGATCCCTACGATGACAGCGCTCGAAAATGTTGCGACGCCACTAGAACTTGCTGGCCATGCAGATGCGTTTGACCGCGCAGAGGTCGCCCTTAATGCTGTCGGGCTTGGCGACCGGATGGGCCATTACCCTGCGCAGTTATCAGGGGGCGAGCAGCAGCGCGTCGCATTGGCCCGAGCCACGGC
It encodes the following:
- a CDS encoding ABC transporter ATP-binding protein — its product is MSDPVFSLQDAVLSLNGNAGRVDILKGITLEINAGETVGLVGPSGSGKSSLLMVMGGLEQATGGTISALGQNLSAMNEDELALFRRDRMGIVFQSFHLIPTMTALENVATPLELAGHADAFDRAEVALNAVGLGDRMGHYPAQLSGGEQQRVALARATAPEPAILLADEPTGNLDSTNGAAIMDLLFDLRDRYGATLVLVTHSDELAARCDRVIRLHDGRVA